In the genome of Vibrio sp. NTOU-M3, one region contains:
- the cysK gene encoding cysteine synthase A, whose protein sequence is MSKIYEDNSLTIGNTPLVRLNKVSKGKVLAKIEARNPSFSVKCRIGANMIWEAEKAGTLKAGVELVEPTSGNTGIALAFVAAARGYKLTLTMPESMSLERRKLLKALGANLELTEAAKGMKGAIAKAEEIVASNPEKYLLLQQFNNPANPEIHEKTTGPEIWDATDGEIDVFVAGVGTGGTITGTSRYIKGEKGKNIVSVAVEPAESPVIAQALAGDEIQPAPHKIQGIGAGFIPGNLDLELLDRVEAVTSEEAIEMARRLMEEEGILAGISSGAAVVAANRIAELPEFEGKTIVTILPSSGERYLSTALFAGIFTEKENQQ, encoded by the coding sequence ATGAGCAAGATCTACGAAGACAACTCACTTACCATCGGTAATACACCTCTAGTTCGCCTAAATAAAGTAAGCAAGGGCAAAGTTTTAGCCAAAATAGAAGCGCGTAACCCAAGCTTCAGTGTTAAATGCCGTATCGGCGCCAACATGATTTGGGAAGCAGAAAAAGCAGGCACACTAAAAGCTGGCGTTGAACTAGTTGAGCCAACCAGTGGTAATACAGGTATCGCACTTGCATTCGTAGCAGCCGCTCGTGGTTATAAGCTCACACTGACTATGCCAGAATCTATGAGCCTTGAGCGTCGTAAGCTTCTTAAAGCACTAGGTGCAAATCTAGAGTTAACAGAAGCGGCGAAAGGTATGAAAGGTGCAATTGCAAAAGCAGAAGAAATTGTAGCCAGCAACCCTGAGAAATACCTTCTTCTACAACAGTTCAACAACCCTGCTAACCCAGAAATTCACGAAAAGACCACTGGTCCAGAAATTTGGGATGCCACTGATGGCGAAATCGATGTATTCGTCGCAGGTGTTGGTACTGGCGGCACTATCACAGGTACAAGCCGTTACATTAAGGGCGAAAAAGGCAAAAATATTGTTTCAGTAGCGGTAGAACCAGCTGAATCACCAGTGATTGCACAAGCGCTTGCTGGCGATGAAATCCAACCTGCACCACACAAAATTCAAGGTATTGGCGCTGGTTTCATCCCTGGCAACCTCGATTTAGAGCTACTTGACCGTGTTGAAGCCGTTACTTCTGAAGAGGCTATCGAGATGGCTCGCCGCCTAATGGAAGAAGAAGGCATTCTAGCTGGCATTTCATCAGGTGCTGCTGTGGTGGCTGCAAACCGAATTGCTGAACTACCTGAATTTGAAGGAAAAACCATTGTCACTATACTTCCAAGCTCAGGTGAACGTTACCTCAGCACCGCACTATTTGCAGGCATCTTTACTGAAAAAGAGAACCAACAGTAA